ACAAATTCGTAAAGCTACCATAGTACGGCCTGTATCGCTTACGTAAGGAAATCCCGTAGATTCAACAGAATCACTTTGCCATCTACAGTGATGGTAAGTGGTTTTTCCGAGGCATTGCAGACTGCACCCATAGCAACAATAATTATACTGATCAAGGTAATTAGAACTATTTTTTCAAAATATGAATCCTCCTTATATGTAAGTATCTTATATATATTCTTAAATTTGATTTTCTTAATCTAATTATATACGAAAATACCATTTTTTAGTATAATTATGTATTATTACTTGGTAATTCATCTGAATCAATAGAGTCTACAAGCCAAATCGTATTCTTTGCATGATAGAATTTCACTCGATCTATTTATGGTTCAATGTAATGTAGCCCATACTTATACAAAAATAACTGATTTTAAAGAGAGAAAACCTGTATTTATATAATTTTATACTGTTACTTAAAACCAATATTATAATTGACATATAAATATACTATAATTTTACGTACTTATAGTAATATGAAGTTTAAATATGGAGGTGAATACAATGAATAATTTAAAACTAAGTAATACTGATAAAACTCTTTTTAATGGCAAAGCATACAAGTATCTAAAAGGAACTATTTTAGTAATATATGTTCTATTTATGTTAGTCTATATGTTTAGGGGGAATTTATATAAATTAGATAATCATTACACTACCTTGTTTGCCTGGACAGCACCAAATCTTATACCAAGTTTCCTTTTTACATTGATAGGTATTTTTTACGTAGTTCCTATATTATTTAAAACTACAAATGTAATTAGCAATTCTAAGTTTATATGGTTAATTAATGTGCTTAATATAAGTAGTTTTGCACTTATAGAATATCTTCATGTAATATTTAATTTAGGAGTATGGGATAACAAGGATATGATTGCTTCTTTAATTGGTATTATAGTTGCTACAATTGTTTACTTTAAATTTAGAAAGTCTTTTATTAGTTAAATATAACAAGTAAAAGATTTAATAAAAAACATATTGGTAGCCCCCTACCATTTGCAATATCTTTTAATGTTAATATATAGTTCACCTTTATTATTTTTAGTCCAAGTTGTAACTATCTAACACCCTACTAGAATTAGGCTTTTTCTATGTATTAACCCCAAATAGCCCCTTATAGGTAATTTGATTTTAATTATAAAATATTTTACCATTAAAAGAATATTAAGGATTCTATATTTAGTGTAGATTTTCATACAAATTCTATCCAACACAATATTTATTATATATACTATTATTCTAAATAATTAGGTATATATATAATTTAATAAATAGTCTCATTTTATAAAAATATAAATAGGCATTCGCTCTTATATATACTAAAAAACTTATACTAACAGTTTTGACTCTTTATCATATAATATCAATAAGGTTTTTCTTTTCATACAAAACACTCAATCATAAAATAGATATCAATACAAACTGAACAAAGACTTATTTTATATAAAAACACTAGATAATATCCTGTAGCTATAATGAAACCGACTGACCCAATATCCACATAAAAAAACTATTATCAAAGGGAAACGAGTATCTAAAAGTAGTAATATTCAAAAAGGAGCAAGAGTCCGATTGAGTATCGAAATCATGCTCCTTAATTTTTTTATTTAATTAATTCATTTGGCGGCTTTATTTCTATGTCTTTTCCAATATTCTTAAATTGTGAGGTTGAATCAAAATAAATTTCAATACTACCGTATTCGTCATAAACCTCTATAGGATTTAATGTGAATTTCATTTGAACAATTTCATTTTCATCATTTATAAAATACTCATACCTAAATGTCACTTCATCATAATTTAAATATTCTAAATCTTCCAAGGTATCTGTAATCGTTGAATATTCAAGGCCTGATAATATATTTATTATATCTTCTTTTTTTACTTCAACAGCATACTTAGTTGTATGTGTTCCATCTAAATAAACATCTTCTTCTCTTTGAATATTACGTTTATTAAAATTATCATAGAAATTACTATCTACGATTTTAGTTTCACCATCTATATAATCTACATCTTTACCCATCTCATATTCTTTCCAACCATCTGGTTGTTTTAAATATATTTTGTTACCTATTTTAATATTTGCATATGTTCCATCTTTAATTTCTTCCTCACTAATTTCTAAATCTGTATCATTTGTTACTGTAAGTATCCACTTATAGTCATCATTATTTGCTACTTGATCAATTTTTACATTACTATATAGAAAAGCTTCCTCATATCCTATAGGCTTGTATCTATAATACGTATTTATATCAGTATATATTTCTCCATTATATGGTGTTGAGGCAGCTCTTTCTACTACATCATAAAATTCGGGATATTTATAAGCATTCACATATCTTTTAGTCAATTCTTCTTTACTTTTTATAAATCTATCTATTACTACTGCTACCTGTTCTCTTTTTGCATCACCTTTTGGATCGAATGTATTACTATTAAACCCATTCATAAGGCCTGATTCAATAGCAAGGTCTACTTCTTTTTTAGCCCAATCTGATATATTATCCTTATCATCTAGTGCTTTGATGCTATTTAATCTATCACTACCTTTATTCATACTTAATGCTCTAATAAACATTACTGCCATTTGCTCACGAGTACATTTTTGGTTTTTACCGAACTCATCTTCTGA
The window above is part of the Tepidibacter aestuarii genome. Proteins encoded here:
- a CDS encoding S-layer homology domain-containing protein, translating into MFRISKIRKTLTSIIPSIIILMNFSVVNAQEIADINYSSDYAIESIQNLSQLGIVNGDENGNFNPKKAVTRSEMIKMIVKALDIDTNNVDDNEVFKDVTKESWEFEYVQAAYEAGIVKGISEDEFGKNQKCTREQMAVMFIRALSMNKGSDRLNSIKALDDKDNISDWAKKEVDLAIESGLMNGFNSNTFDPKGDAKREQVAVVIDRFIKSKEELTKRYVNAYKYPEFYDVVERAASTPYNGEIYTDINTYYRYKPIGYEEAFLYSNVKIDQVANNDDYKWILTVTNDTDLEISEEEIKDGTYANIKIGNKIYLKQPDGWKEYEMGKDVDYIDGETKIVDSNFYDNFNKRNIQREEDVYLDGTHTTKYAVEVKKEDIINILSGLEYSTITDTLEDLEYLNYDEVTFRYEYFINDENEIVQMKFTLNPIEVYDEYGSIEIYFDSTSQFKNIGKDIEIKPPNELIK